A stretch of DNA from Temnothorax longispinosus isolate EJ_2023e chromosome 2, Tlon_JGU_v1, whole genome shotgun sequence:
GTATACATAAATGCATATCGATGAGTGAAAACAAAttctaattttgatatattctgGTTTAAATGGtcatttaaatctaaaaacataaacatatttaaaaaagtacacGGGTCTGTTGCTTTCTATTGGAAACATTGTTCTGCTGAAATTATTATAGAGAAAAATCTTTCTATATCGActgtgtttttattatattaaataacttattcGAACATCATATAACAAGCTTCGTATTCAATatcgtacaaaaatatattaattatagaattcGTCTGCTGTACAACGTTTGCAAAGTTCTAAGGCATAACTGTCTATTTTCAATCCTCCAGCTGCATTTTACATCAGACGATAAATTAGACAACGTGAAATTTTATACGGCAggaatttaattgtataaagtaACAGAGAAAACTGATGAAAGGTGTTATCTCTTGTCGTGCGAGCTTGACAAGTGTCCGCACTCACAAATCGGTATCGCCGAAACGATGAAAGCATTGCCGTAGAACAGTGCCGAGGATTTCGTCGACACGTTCCTGGAGAAGTCCTGCAGCAGCAGCTCCTCCTCTTTGGTAAATGCCTTGGACTTTCCTGACATTTTCGGTAACAGCCACAAAGACAACCGGACAACCCGTTCGGCCACGAGGATCGCGACTTGACTTGACGGACGAAGACGGTCGGAAACAAATGGCCGCGCATGCGTAAAAAGCGTCGGTGTGGAGACGTGTGGTGACGTGTCCTTCGTCGTCATTCTTCGCCGATATCGATCGAGGCGCGAAACGCGAGTCCTGCCACCTGTAAGTGATCCGTCGCAAAACTTCGCCGAACTTCGTGATCAATCGTATGTCAGAAATCTAATTTAccgattaatttattgatttcgttcgggtgattttttttaaatcatgacatttttctaattcggAGCCCAAATAATaccatgtccaaaatcgggacaatAAGGTTGAAACGGAGACACCTGATTtatcgtatttatattttcatcatatatttttagcatTGTCTCACTCAAGGTAGACGCACAAATATGATCGTCAATACCAACTAcagttttaaatacaaatcgAATATGTGTCGTAGAATGtgtaaatatctataaaacgTCAGGACATAATAAGTcgtagaatatattaattaattaatattacaaatattacgtTCGAATTTTTCCAATCAcgtgagtttttttttaatagccgAGCGCCTCGTCGGTATCGCAGCTAACTTCACAGGATGACAGCGGCGGATTCGCGGCTGGCTGGCGTCTCTGGTGGTGTAGCGTGAACACGGTGTGTGTGTAGTGGTGTGTGTCATTTGCTGTTGCTGTCATTCCTGACAGCTCATCGGGAGTGATCTGTTTAAGCTCGACGAGTTTCCGGGAGTCCCGAACTAAATTATCAGTGTTATGACTATGACGCGCGCTCGGGCGCGTCTGGCGTAGAAACCCATCCGGCGGCAACCGAACGAAATAATGGAGGCCGAGAACGAGGAGGTCGCGCAGCccgcgacgtcgacgtcgacgtcgacgccAACCGAGAACCATAACCACAACAAGCTTCGCAGACGGAACGTGCCCGAGTCGTCGGCCAAGACGACGGATGACTCGGCGACGAGCGATCGCGTGCCCCTCGTGATCCTGCCCGACTCCACGAGAGCGTGGCACGGCGGCGCCGTGCCGCGGATACCGGACCCCGCCGACGTGGCCGCGATCGCGGGCAAGCAGCGGAACGGCGTGCTAACTCACGAGGACGATCGCGGCGCGACTACGGACGCCCTGACGAGCCGCGAGAGGATGAAGATGAGCGTCATCCGCGGCAGCGTCGCCAATCCGGATCTCACGTTAGGAGAGCTAAGACTGCTCGGCTGCAGTAGCGAGGGCTTCGTTAATGGTACTTTGCCCAGGTGACGGTACATTATGATCAACAAGGAACCTTAGGATATAATCTCGCTCAGAGAATTTTACTGGTTTTTCCAGTCGACATTTTGTCGATGTGGTTTTCCGATACAGATGCTATCTCGCTAATGTCACTTGTGCAAAAATTGGTTCCTTTTTGAGAATAATCCTGTTCTCTGTGACTAAGTCTTGAAATCATGAGGATGATCTGTAGATGATGTACGAAGGGTACTGTGGCCGAAGCTTTTGCGACTGGCGCAACCGGAGCCCGCGCCTGTTGACGGACTAGAAACTGTACATACTTATATACCAAACGAGATTTACCAGCAGATATTGAAGGATGTGGCGCGTAGCGGCAGTCATATCTCGCAGAGCGCAACGGAAAAGGAGACGGAAAGTTTCCAGGAGCAGTTAACTCAGCTTATGTGCTGGGTACTTCATAGACATTCCCATTTGAAGTTAGTATATTTAAGCTTTAATAATGCTTATTGcatttttgtgataaatttatgtacatataactCGTGTCTTGTcgcaatacaatataaaataatgcgtACTTAGTTACTACCAGGGATACAATGATGTAGCGGCGACTGTGTTACTTGTGATGGGATTACAAGCGGGCTTACACGTGCTTGAAAGTATCTCGCTAGAATTCCTGGAAAGATTCATGGAAAAGACTATGGAAAAAGTGAATCAagaattattctttatatttgcGTTGCTGGAGAGAGTACACCCTACTCTTTTGGAACACTTAGAAAAGTTAGTTCTTATTAGAACATAATGTCTtagattgtttttattattttaaatttattttaaataaatgtttctattttatatgaaattaatggTATTCCATATGTAAATTATCTTGagattctacattttttttttgtttcgattacattcttattttatatgtttgcTGATACTACAATAATCTCATTACTAATAGCAGAATTCCTTTTGCTCTAGTGTAGAACTGTTTCCACACTTTGCCTTGGCTGAGTACACAACATGGTATGCGCACAAGTATGCGGAAAATCGAAAATTGTTACATAgattgtttgattttttcctGGGTAGTCCCCCGCTCATGCCTCTCTATTTAAGTACAGTAATAGTTGCACATAGAGCTACAGAAATTTTCAGTACCACACCTGACATGGGGCACACACATAAGGTGTTATGTACGGTGAGTACCGAGAAAATAATTGACTCTGAAAGaagaatagaattatttaatgtaagttTACGTTTTTAGTTGCCCGACGACTTGCCATTTGAAACCCTTATGGTAGAAGCAAAGAACCTATATCGACAATATCCTCCTGAGTCTATCAGTAACGATGTCAGGGATTATGAtcataagagaaaaattaaagagcAAGAATGGAAGGCAAAAGCAGAAGCGAGCCgtcaagagagagaaagacaacgaaaattaaaaattgtccaGTCAACGCCAAGGATATCTTATCGCATTAGAAGTTACAAAACCATCACCGTTGTGACCATTTTAGCTTTGGGAATATATGCTTTCATACGATCTTCGACAGGGTTTAACTGACATTAAGAGATATTATTTGTTGTAAcaaattcgaatttttttacatattttctaaaatatagaCCCTCCACTTCTTTGATATATCGCTGAGATTTGGAACAAAGATTTCAAAGTAGTAAGATTGTATAAAAGCAAGCACCAAAGAAATTAAGGAGCAAGAAGTAATGTGTTGCTAGGAATAATTGAAAGGTTTGGTTATCAATATTTGAGTAAATCTGTTCTAGGACACATGAGTCAGAATCTTGTGCATTCCTACGCTGCCTTTATGCTGTGTTCTGGAAGTTCAAGGTTGACCTgaactttttaatatgtttaaaaaaaatcacaaatatataaaaatttagaggACAGCaacaatttcaaatattcaGAATTGCTAAAAGTTTGGACCTAAATGAGATATCTAATAAAACGTATAGAAAAGTTTTGTGCATGATATgtatattgattataattatgttacaatCTGTGATTAGaagaaattttatctatttgtaattatatatacatttgccaagaaaaattataatagttaaTCATTAtgatcaataataaaaacattttattttttagcaatattcatttattatcatCTTTGATAATAAGTTTTTTCTTCATAATAGTTTATACATCGTTTTATCTtagaattgtatatttaattatgcattgtCTAGTAGTTCATCAGGTTTGAtggcattaaatattaaaggaatcCTGATGTTAATGCATTACATTTTACGtaggatatttatttttcaccattttgtatatgtaattttgtaGAAACTTTCAATGTGGTCTGATAAATAAGcttatattataagtatatatttacagatttatttatacCAAAAGAGGTACAAGTTAGAGCTGgacattattaagaaaattttgaagttGTAAACAGAAACTTAGAACATTTGCCATGTTTGTTGTGACATTTCTTAAGGAAAtgctttttacataaaatttcttgagtcttaaatattattctatacatatataatcataagtgttcattgcaattataaatcgatgtaaatatataaaacacattggtatatatttataatacaatggATTTGTGACTAGTAAACCATGAAACTCGGATTTCATTGTTATTGTAAATTGTGCTGTATCAGccactaaaaaaatatgttactaTACAATATAGAAACACTTTATATGTAggatattattactatatatcgCTAGTCATGTTAACTCGATCACTCTTTGTTTCATGTGAGATCAtacaacgtaaaaaaaaaattgataatatatacTGAATACATACACATAAAGAGGAGAtgaagtattatatttatagaatgtGAAAGCATAGCCAGTTAATGAGTGGAAGTATTgacatttagaaaatatttttcttttgtaactGCACCACTTTATAATATTCCCAATTGATATTTGCTAGTATGTTatgtaatgatatattttaatgaacaatgtagttaataaaaatatattttcaattacactgtcgtatatttttgataaattattgaaaatatagatGAGATTACGtcattaaattgataaaaccTTATTTCGCAACCTtgttaaaatcattttatactGTATCTTGAGTCTTAATCTATAGATCAAGATtatcaagtaaaaaaatgttaaaagaatttaataatgttagcTAATCTGTTATATCCTTTCGTATCACTAAATAAAAGCCACGTTACACTTTTAAAACTGCCTTAACATATGCTAAAATATCAGGATTTCTCAAGATTTCAGTGTGATCTACTCCAGGAAAACcttgattataaattttttgtttctgtgACTTCTGCCAATGTGTACACGCTTCCAAACTCCTTATGTTCACAGTCCCGTCGCCATCCC
This window harbors:
- the LOC139809017 gene encoding TBC1 domain family member 20 — its product is MEAENEEVAQPATSTSTSTPTENHNHNKLRRRNVPESSAKTTDDSATSDRVPLVILPDSTRAWHGGAVPRIPDPADVAAIAGKQRNGVLTHEDDRGATTDALTSRERMKMSVIRGSVANPDLTLGELRLLGCSSEGFVNDDVRRVLWPKLLRLAQPEPAPVDGLETVHTYIPNEIYQQILKDVARSGSHISQSATEKETESFQEQLTQLMCWVLHRHSHLNYYQGYNDVAATVLLVMGLQAGLHVLESISLEFLERFMEKTMEKVNQELFFIFALLERVHPTLLEHLENVELFPHFALAEYTTWYAHKYAENRKLLHRLFDFFLGSPPLMPLYLSTVIVAHRATEIFSTTPDMGHTHKVLCTLPDDLPFETLMVEAKNLYRQYPPESISNDVRDYDHKRKIKEQEWKAKAEASRQERERQRKLKIVQSTPRISYRIRSYKTITVVTILALGIYAFIRSSTGFN